TATGAATTAGAGCCAGAAGTACAAAAACTGCATCTCGAAAAAAAGATTTTGAGTTTAAAGATGGGTTTACATGAAGTAAATCGTATTTTACTATTTTTAAATAGAAATAACAAAATTTATAAACAAGTTTCTTAAATCTTAAAATTCCTCCCACTTCTCCATTTTCGGTAACAAAAAAGTAATCTACCCCTGATATATGGCTCATTTTTAATATATTAAAAAGAGAAGAAACACCTCCAGTAATAGACAAATCAGGAATTGTTATTAAAACTTTCAACTTGTATTGAGCCTATTAAAATTTTGCTTTAAGACGGCATTTAATACTAAAATTTAGAATTTCATTTTATCAAAATAAATGTTAAAGCAATGCATATTCTTTTAAATAATTATTCGCTGTATTTTTTATATTGAAAGTATTAAAAGCAAATTCAAAACTTCTATTAATTTTATCCAATCTGTGTTGATTTGAATAATCCATAATTAATTTTTCAATTTTACTAGCACAGTCGTAATGATTAGCCTTTTCAAAATATTCGCCGAATTTACCACCACCAATTACTTCCATAGGACCTTCAATATCTGAAACTAACACAGGAATCTTGGCAGCTATAGCTTCCACAATTGTCAAACCAAAGCCTTCATAAATTGATGGCTGAACAAGTAAACTATATGATTTTAGGTTTAGATATACATAATCTCTTCTCTTAAGTCCGAGAAAATTAACATAGTCTTTAATATCCAATTCGTGAACTAAATTTTCTAAATAAATTTTGTCTGAATTGTTATTAGACTCTCCAATTAAATCTAACTTTATATATTTGATACCCTTATCATGAATTAAGATTGCTAATGCTCTTAAAAGGACATCCTGACCTTTCAATTTGTAATCTAATCGACTTACTTGAAGTATAGAAAAGAGTGGGCTATAGCTATTTATATTTTCTTTATACTCAACTTTTTCAAAATCAATTCCATTGTAAACAACCTTAACATTAATACCACTTCTACTTAATATATCCTTTCTGACCGCATCAGAAATAGCAAAAACTTGGTTATACTTTGTAAAATGCTTTAAAGGCATATTTAAAGAATGAACAGTTAAGCAAATCTTTGAAGTACCTGTAAATTTTATAAGTGGCGCCAAGTTATGATTATGACAATGAATAACAGTTGGATTAATCTGAAAAATTAAATAGTTAAGCTTTAATAATTTGAGAATATTTAAACTTTTAGGTTCTCTATTAATAAAGCTAATTTTGACTCTCTTATCAATGCATTTAATTAAAGTTAGATCGTAAATATTATTAACAATAATTAATTCAACACTGGAACTTTTTATTTGCTCATTTAAAACATCAACTAACATGGTTTCTGCTCCACCTGTTTTCAGAGAAAATATAACGTGTACTATTTTCACCAACTACTTTATTTAATTAAATCCTTAATACGTGCCTTAAAACTATACCAATAGGTTTTTACAACAGTTTTAGCATACTTCTTAGCACCATTTTTTAAAAGTACTAATCTTATGTCATTAAAAAATTTTTGGCCACCAGTTGATGTCTTTGTTTCTTCCCAAATTCTGAAGCAACTTAATGGTGGATAAGTTGTATAATATATAGGGGCAAAATTTAATAATCTAAGCCACAAATCTAAATCCATGCAATAATGAATAGATTCATCTAGGTAGTTTACCTTTTTAAGCATTGCTTTGTTATAAAATGATCCTGGTTGAGAAACACGATAATCATGATTAAGAAGATAATCCTTATTTGGTATGATGATACAATACTCTTTGATAGTATCCCCTTTTCCATCAATCATTTTCCCATAGGCGTTATAATAAATGCTTCCATTTGGTTTAGAGTGATATAACTCCACTATCTTCTCAACACATTCAGGATACAATAAGTCATCAGAATTAATCCAACCTACCAATTCACCTTTAGATAATTTAAAACCCTTGTTTATTGCCTCAGATTGCCCGTTATCTTTTTCATGAATAATAATATCTATTTTATCCTTATATTTATTTACGATTTCCATCGTGTTATCTGACGAACCACCATCAACAACTATGTATTGAATATTTTTATAGGTTTGATTAATAACAGATAAAATAGTTTCTTCTATATACGAACCTTGATTATATGAAGGTGTAATGATTGAAACTAATATATTATTTGTCATATAGGCATTTTAAATTTTACTAAGTTAATATGTTTGCAAAAAAACAATGCTAACAAATTTTTGCACCAATATAACTTTTTACAAATTTTGGAGAATTAGTCTTAGATTTCTATTTTTTGAGCTACAATAATTTTTCACTTTATAATCTATAATTTGCATTAGCTAAGCTATTAACTAATTTACTTTTCTTATAATAAATATTTGTTAGTACCAGTAGAAATATAAATAAAAGCTGTATCCTTTGATCACTATTTAAAGCGGGATTAATAAGATTATTAATAAAAAAGCATAAAAATCCAGGAAACAATATCATAGACATTAAATCTATTTTATTTTTAAATGAATTATAAAATAATGAAAGTGCTACAATATTATATTTTAAAAAAAATAGAAAATAAAAAAGGAATGGTACTAGTCCAAAAGTAAATAAAACAGTTAAATAGAAGTTTTCCACATGTCCAGCGGTGTTTGTATAAACTATTTTATCAATAGATGTATTCCAACCATGATGATAAAGTTCGTATGCAAGATTGCCTGGGCCCGAACCGAAAAAGATATTATCCTTCCAAACCTGATAACCAACTTCCCATAATTCTAATCTGCCTTTTTGTAAATCATCCTGAGAATTATTAATTCTACTTAGTAAAGGGCTACCACCTGCAATCTGGTTTAGTATTGTTTCCCAACTAAAAAATAAGACTAATAATAAACCCAAATAAATTATCCTATATTTTTTAGTACCAGCTATAAACTCCATAATAAATAAAGATACACCAAATGCAAAAAGAGCCATTCTGGAGATAGTCAAACCAATACAAAGCAATGTAAGTATAAGTAAAAATAATGCTACAAGTTTTCTATTTTTATAATATTTAAAATAAACATAAAGGACTAATCCAACAACAGAAAGATAAAGAGAAAAAGTTAAGGAGTTACCAAAAGGCCCCCAGATACGTGAAACACTTAATTCACTTTCATTTGAACTAAAAGTTGTATTTGAATTTAGTTGATCTTCTGTAAATAAGTTAAATGCAGAAAACCCAAAATATTGCATTATTGAAATAAATACTGATATTAAAAACCCAAAATACAATCCTTTAATGACGTACTCAAATGCATTGTCATAAAATGTAATTTCTGATAGTATAATATATATAATCAGAATTTGTAAATAATTAAAAAATTGTGTAAATCCTTGCTTTATATCTTCTACCTGAATAAGGGAAAAGACGATAGATAAAGTAAATAAAAAAAGGAAAATAGTAAGAAAAGAACTTGTACTTTTATAAGGATTATTTTGTAATGGTGATTTTAAAACAAGTACAAAATAGTATAATAATAAAATAATAGTTATTTGTGTAAAATTCGCTATACTATGTCCACCAATTTTCCAAGAGTTTAAAAAAGGAATACTAATAGCAAGAAAAAATAAAACCCAATTATTTATTTTATATATTGTTTTCATAAGTTTTATTATTTTTCAAAGCAGATTGGTAAACATTAAGGGTTTTTGTTGCAGCATCACTCCATTGAAATTTTTTAACTTGTTCTTTACCTCTTTTGATTAAGTCTTTCCGGAGGAGTTTATTATTAAGTATATTCTCTAAACTTTTTTCTAAGTTTTCCTTATTGTCTAATTTAAAATACTCAGCAGCTGGCCCACAGATTTCTCTAAATATAGGAATATCAGAACAAACAACAGGGCAATTCGCTATAAATGCTTCTAGTAATGGCATACCAAAGCCTTCTGAGAGGGAAGGAAACACGAAACAAAGTGCATTAGCATAGAAAGAATATAACTCAAAGTCTGAAACATGGTTCTTAAAAATAACTCTATTTGTCAAATTAAGAGATTCTATCAATTTTAACTCCTGAGATGAAGCAGGACCTCCTATTACTTTTAATTGAATATTATTCTTTTTTAAGAAGTTTGAAGCCGCATTGATAAAAAATATAAAATTTTTATAAGTTTCTCTTTGTCCTATAAATAAAATATATGAACCATCAGTAATAAGGTTATTATTATTTTCACTTACATTATGCATTGTAAAGGCTTCAGGGTAGCCATGATAAATAACGTGTATGGTATCAGGGTCTATATTATAAAGGTTTAATATTTCAGATTTTGTTGTTTCTGAAATTGCAATTATTGCTGAAGCATTTAAAATTATTTTCCTTTTGTTGTCAATAAGAGTTTTCATCGATTCTTTAAAAAAAATCTCAGGAATCATATCATGTATTGTTATAACATAAGGAGTAGATGAATTTAATTTTAGAAAATATGAATCATAATATGTTGGATGGAAAATGTCAAACTTATTAATTTTTAAAGCTACCACATACTTGTTAATTGCATAAAGAAGCCTTCTACATCCTTTCCTATTAAAAATTTTTAAAAGTTCAAATTGTGATGATGTATAGGCGTTATTACAGCCAAGGTTTATGATAGATGATTTACTTTCCTTCTTAGAAGCATTTATATAATCATTAATAGTTGCATGGTATCTAGATATTCCACCATATCTTTGAAGAAAAAATATTTGAAAATCTACTAAAACTTTCATTAATGCTCAGTTACTATTATAATAACTATTTATTTTTAAAATTTCACTCTTTATTTTATTTCTAAATCTTACAAATAAATTCTTTTTTCGCACCGTAAATAATTTATTACAAGAATAAATATCTGCATCATAGTGTGGTATGTAAATACTACAGTCTTGAACTTCTCCTTTAATAGATTCTAAAGCTTTTCCTGATACATTTAAATCTATATCTTTAGTATGAGTAGCCATTTCATCAAAGCCAATATTTGAAACTAAATTATAATTTGAAGCTATAGCTAAGCCATTATTTTTCCATACAGAATACACCCACTGATAATCCCAAGTATCAATTAAGCCTTGTTTTGTTTTATAAAATGCACTTTGCCAATATTTTAAAGAATTAGGATAATTGATAACACTTTTGTAGATATTATATTCAAAAAAGGTTTCAACTTCTTTCATTTCTATATCATATTTTTCCCATGCTCTTCTCCAAGTTGCCCAACCCCATACATGGCAAATTTTTGAAAAATAATATGATCCAGTTCCTCTTACAATACCATCTTGAAAATTAACGCCATTTATATGCATTATAGAATCATTATACTTATATTTATCAAGTAAATATTCACAATAATTAAAAAATGAAGATGAAGGCAAACAATCATCTTCTAGTATTATACCCTGTTCTTCATGTTCAAAAAACCAAGTAATAGCAGAGCTTACCGCCATTTTACACCCTAAATTCTCTTTACGTATTAATCTTTTGACATTGCATGGCCAATCAATATTTTCGAATATATTAATTGTCTCTTGAACATTAATCAAATCAGCCTTTCTATCTTTTCTGGGCCCATCTACTGCAATATAAAGTCTATTAGGTTTTGCTTGCTTGATTGCATTAAAAACTTGTTGAATGTGTTTAGGTCTGTTGAAGCCAATAATTAATACAGGAGGAACAGGCATAGATTAAATATAATTTTTAATTGATGGCTTGAAGAATACCAAAAAAGATTTTAATTGTAGATTAAAAATAACACGTGTTTTTGTTGTAAAAGAGTTTGCTATAAATGCTGCAAACATTTGTGCTATAAGTGTCGCTATAGCGGCACCAAAGGCTTGATATTCAGGTATTAAAACAATATTTAGAATAATATTTATACTTAAACCTATTATAGTTCTAATTACTACATGTCGTTGTAAATTATTGATTATAAACCAATTACTACTTCCCACTCCTAAAAATACAAATACTCCCGTCCAAATATGCACTGCTAATACCCCACCTACTCCATTATATTCAATTCCATAGAGTGTGTTAACAATTATATCAGAAAAAAAGGTAAATATTATTGCGAATACAACTGAAATCGTACAGAGGATATTAAATAGCTTTTGGAATGCATTCAAAAAGTCTGTTTCATTCTTTTCCTTAAGCTGTATAATTGAAGGATAAACTGAAATGCATATTGCTCCTGCTAAAAAATAGTGTATTTCAGATAAGCGAACGGCTGCACTATATCTACCAAGTTCTGTATTACCAACCATATTCTTTATCATTAACTGATCTATCCGCATGTAAATAATAATGAATAAATCAGAAATTATTAATGGCCATGAACGTGACAATAAATTTTTAGCATAAGATAGATCAAACTTTAATTCATTTATGGTTTGTCTTGAAACTATCAAATAAAAATAAGTTAATATAACTCCCGCTATAAAAGTTTCTGCAATTGACAACAAACCAAATATTAAAATATTTGAACCATTTAATAATGCAAAAACTTTTATTATATTAATAATAATATACGCGCTTGATTTTGCAATAACTGATTTTTTTGATTCAGTTAGGGATTGATAATAGATATCAAAAATTTCTGAACTTTGGAAAATACATTGAAACGATAAAATAATTAATAAATACTTTATTAAAGGTTCATTATTTAAAGTAAAAGAAAATAGGAAAATCAAAAAACAAATAATAGAACCTGAAAATAATCGTAAAATTAATGAAGTAAAAACGACTTGTCCTTTATTATTCTCCTTTATTAATTCTGTTAGTACAATATTATTTAAACCTAAACTTATAATTGGCACACAAATAGCAATTATACTTAGTGCATAATTTAAAGCGCCTAGATTGAATGGCCCCAAATACCTAGCCACCCAGATACCAACGATTAAACCACCAAACATTCTTATTAATTTATCACCAATTACCCATATGGAATTAAAGATTATCTTTTGTTTATTTTTTAGCTTCCCTACAAAATCATTTAGAACTTCCATTAATATTTTGTATTATTTCTAAATTTACATACTTATTTAAGCTGCTACATGAATCATTATCAAGCTGTAATGTTTATTACTTAGTATGAATTTTTGATTTTTAAATTTATGGCAATCATAAATAATTATATTTAGGTGTATATTGTATTTATAAACTTACTTTTTATAATTAATTTTTGATATTTATTAATTTTCATATCAAGTAGTTATGTTAACAAAGTATAGCTAGATTTTTTGGATTTAGAATAGCCAAGTTGTTATATTATTAAATGATATAACAACTTATTTCATAGTGAATAGAATTAAAATCGATTAAAGAATTTTTTAAATCGTGTAACTGGCTTATTCACGTCGGGATTATAGGAATTATAATAACTATCATCATAGTTATATCCATAGCCAAATTTTTCACCTTGTATGCCGTTGAAAACAATTTTCATATTAGGCATTTTCTTACTTTTAAATACTTGTTTGATAAAGTCACGTTCAATTTTACGGGTAAAGCCTTGCCGCACGATATACAAGGTTACATCGGCTACGCGGGAGATAATAACGGCATCCGTAACCAAGTGAATGGGCGGGCTATCAATAATAATATCGTCGTACCAATTTTTCAGAATCAGGATTAAATCGTCTAATTTCGTTTTCTCCAGTAATTCAGAAGGATTAGGTAATATGCTACCGCAGCCAATTATATCCAGGTTAGCGATGCCCGAAGCTTGAATAATGTCCTCTAAAGCTGCTTGTCCATTCAGGAAATCACTAATGCCTTGTTGTTCGAGGGATATCTTAAACGCTTGGGAAACTTTGGGTTTACGTAAGTCCATTTCCAGAATAACTGTTTTCCGGTCGGAATGGGCCAGTACTACCCCTAAGTTAGTACTTACAAAGCTTTTTCCTTCTCCCCCGGTACTGGAAGTAATTAAGGTAACCCGGCCACCCTCATTGTGGTTATGCACGTGATACAAGTTCGTGCGCAGGGTCCGAAATTGTTCCCCAATGGCAAAATTGCCCCGGCCATTGGTAACCACAATCGCTTCTTTTGAATTCTGGTGCGATAACTCTGCCAATATGGGTACGTCCACTTCGTTTTCAATATCCTGACGAGAGATGATTTTATCGTTTAAATTTTCGCGGGCATAGATAAATCCTGCCGGAGCCACTAAGCCTAATAAAAGCGCAATGCCCAATACCATAGGGATCTGTGGCCATTTTACCGGACCGGCATGGGCATCATCCACTATCCGCACATCCGATAAGATAGAAGCATAACTCAGGGCCACCTCTTCCTTTTTTTCGAGCAGGTAGGTGTACAACTTTTCTTTACTGGCTTGTTCCCGCTGTAATACAATCAATTGTCGTTCCTGCCCCGGTAATTTTTTAATGGAACCTTCAAACTTTTGGTTAAAAGCTTGGAGTTGTTTTTGGGTTGTCAGAAACGAAGATTTAATATTTTCTATTTTTTCGTTTATAGCTTCTTTGGTCGTTTTAATCTGGAGATCAATGGGCTCAAAAATGGGGTTTGCTTCGGGAGTAGTAGCCAGCATCTGGTCGCGTTGCGATTGGAAATCCGACAATTTTTGCAGGAGTTGAACTAAACCTTCATCCGCAATACCCACTAAACTTGGTACCGTATTTTTATTTTGCGGAGAATTGAGGTGATTTTGAATACCCTGAATAACATTAAGTTGTACCGTTGCCTCGTTTAGCTTGTTTTCGTTAGCTTGCACATTATCCAGGTACACTTTCGATTCAGAAGAAATATCAGTAATACCCTGCGAGCTTCTAAAATCTTCTAACTCTTCCTCGGTACGGCTTAATTCTTTTGCCAGTGAATCAATCCGGGAGTTAATGAAATTTAAATTCTTTTGCGTTTCATTATTTTTTTGATTAACTGCATCGTTACTGTATGTTTCCAATAAAGTATTCAGAAAATCGCGGCCCCGTTGCGGAACTTGCTCATTTATGGCCAGGGAAACAAAGGGTGCTAATTTGTTTTCCATGGATACTTTCAGGTTCCGCTGGTACGCATCCGAAACAATGTCCGGGTCCTGAATAATTATTTTAATTTCCGAACCAATAAACCAGTTTAGGTTAGCAGTTGGTTTTAATTGCCAATTACCTAAATCATTCTGAATGGGACTGTTAAAAGCATATTCTTTCGTTTTGCCATCCGGTTCTTTTAGAATAAAGCTATTTTTATTTTTTATCTGAATTTCCAGTTCCGGAATAGTAAACGTAGTGGGCTGCTTTAAAAAGGTAAGTTTTACGGGAGTAATGGCATACAAATCCCGGTTTTTTACGCTATCCTGGTGCTGGTAAGAAACCCACAACTGTAAATCCATAATTACCTGGTGCACCAGCTTCCGGGATTTCAACAGTTCCATTTCGTTTTCTACTAATTTAGTGGTATTCGGCGCTATTTCGTTCAGCGATAAATTCTTGTTATTTGTATTAACCCCTGTTTTTCTGAGGTCTTTAAATTCCAGCGCTGCTTTTACCTCGTAAGTGGGGTCGGTTACCCGCAAATAATAAAAAGCACCCACTACTGAAAGTACCATCCCTAACGCGAAGAGCGGCCAATGGTACAGGTATTTATCTACTAATTTTTTAATATCAAACGACTCGGCTTCTCGGGCAGGGAGGGTAAATGTGGTAAACTGGGCTGCTTGCTGGGTAGTACTCATACACTAAGCTATTATTAATAAACTAGCAAAATTACCTTAAGAATATCGTTAAAAGGATGGAAAGAGCTGATACAGCCGAGAACACCAGATTTGCATTTTGATAACCCCGGTTAACCGTAGCGAATTTTGATTTATCGGGTTGCACGTATAGTACATCGTTGTTCCGGAGGTAGAAATAAGGCGATTCCATAAGTTTCTTAGAAGTTAAATCAATGGGATAATACTCGCGGCTTCCGTCTATTTCGCGGATCAGGAGAACATTATTACGCATAGCGGTAATGTTTAAATCGCCGGCTAAACTTAAAGCATCCGTGATAGTGATTCTCTCGTTTTGAACGGTATACACATTCGGGTTTTGTACATCCCCCAAAACCGATACCCTGAAATTTAAAATACGAACATTTATCACGGGCTTTTTAAGGAAAGTAACCAGTTGCGCAGTTAAATTATTCTGTATCTCCGTAGTAGTTAAACCAGATACTTTTACGGTGCCGATTAAAGGCAAATTAATTTCTCCGTTAACATCCACTAAAAAACCAACTACCGGGTTATTATAAAAGAACTCATTACTGGGCCCTGCCATCCGGTTCATATTATAATTAAATAAAGCAGAAGCTTCTGGATTTAAACTATTTACGTGGATACCTAAAATATCACCCGGCTGAATTTTAAGTGGCGAAAAATTAGTAATATCTTCTTTGGAAGGCGCCGTCCTATTTAAATCCTGGAAATAAGGAATGTTTTTATAAGAACTACAAGCAGTAAGTAAGGCAAACAGCAATAAGCCTACGATTCGGAGAGTAAAAAGACGCATTTAGAAGTTAGGTAAAAATTAATTCGATAGTTTGACTTATTTTAGGGCTAATAATAAAAATCAGATAAAATCTAGAACAAAGTTTTAATTCTAGTTAGTAGTACATTGACGATAAGCGATTTATACTTAAAGAACAGCTATTTTATAATGTTCAAAGAAATTTTGAATTCTCTAATTGATTGTAAATTAGCGCATGAATAATATTATACAATAGAGAGATTTTTTATAATATACCGCCTAACATGAAACCAAAATAAATAAGTTTCGTATGCCTTAAGTTTTTTTTAAAATAATTAAACTTTGACTTTGATTATTACAAATATTTAAAAAAACCTATTAATGTATATAAGGATTATATAAAACCCTATTAAATACCTTATACAAAGCCGACATTTAGTAGCAAAATAGAACTATTCCAATCTAACCTTTAAACACCCAACTAAGTAATTATAACACAACTTCTTTAATTATATATTTTAAAATATATAAAATCACTTTCTAGCTTAAAATAACAACTATTTAAAACCAGCAAGCATATTAAATTACTTATATACAACTCCTATAAGTAGAACCAATTAAATTGAACATAATCAAGAATACTTGCAATACAATAAACCCAAGTCTGTCTTGTTTAAAGATATAGTAAGCGTTACTATTAACTTTTACTTAAAAATGCAACAGCCTCTTGTATATCCTTCAATCTTCTTTATTCTATTTATCAGATTAGCTCCTTCTTTTGTAGTTCAACTATAAATCCGGTTAGTTGCTGATTTGTTACCGGGTATTTTAGAAAAATCTTTAGAATATTTTATCTATACCGATTGCCCCAATCCATCTGCTGCAATGAAAGTATTAGGTAGGGTATGATTCAAAAGTTTTGGACTGAATTACACCTGGCGCGTTCTGTGTTTTTTAAATCCCGGATGCTCCGAAATATTTAACACCGAAGAATGTACATTTTATTGCGTGAAGCCAGCTAAATAAACCTGAAGTCTAAATCCGGAATGTAAAGCGGAGAATATTTACTTTCTAAATTATCAGGTTTATATAGTAAAAAATCAATGAAGCAATATATATAATATACATTAAGTTGGGGTACAAGCTTCTTTCCTAAGTTTAGGAAGGTAAAGGTGATTGCATTTTTATTAAAGCTGCTCGTGAAAACGTATATATATATTCTAACCCAGGCTCTTATTCAGACAAAGCATTAAATTCTGGCCTGGTAAAACAGTTTCTTAAGTTATGATGGAATTTTATCGAACTACGTAAGAAGTAACAAACAAACTAAATAAGGTAGCCGATATGATAGAAATTATAAAATCCCAGAGAAAGTTATCAGATTCAATCCCAATCAGCAACCGGACTGAAAGGACAAATACAATCATAAACCCCATGATAAACCAATAATTTCTTCTTTTATTGTCTGCTCCCTCAGGAATCTCCCTAAAAGGACTGGTAAAAATTACCCCGCTAATTACCAACAAACCCAAAATAGAGCTTACCCGATCACTAAAAGTAGATAATAACATATAATGATTGAAAACTTCTATCCAGTTTGATAAAAAGGGCAGCATTAAAGCCAACCTGCCGCCCGGGTGCGTAAAGCTGTCCCAGGTGAGATGAGATAGGACGCCCACTAATATAGAAAACACAACAATCAAATAATGCGCTTTAAAATAGCTGAGCCAGTTAAAACCTTTGTAAAGCACTAATCTTTTTTTTAAAAAACCAGGCAAATTATCAATCAAAGGATCGCGCACTACCTGGTGAAAGGCAAAACTCAGCAGAATGGCCAGTGGTAAGTTAAAATAAAAAATAGCGGGCCAGGTGTGGCTGAAACCATCATGAATGCTCATCCGGAAAAACTTTTCAAAATCCGGAGCCATGCTTCCTACCACTAAACCGGTCATAGACCGGGTCTTTCGGGGTAAGTAGTAAAGCGGCAGAACAATGGCGGGATGCGAAAAGGTAAACGGCATTTTACTTAAATCTGGAAGCAGTAGTTAATAACAGCAGTAGTATAAAAGGTTTTACTGGCATTCGCAAGTAGCTGGTTTTGCGGGTTCTTTACCCAGCTTGCGTTTGCGCCTGAATGTGCCGGATAATTTTAACGGCGTGCTCGCGGGAATTTTCGATAAACCAGATGTGGGTATCCATGCCGCCGCAAATAACCCCGGCCAGAAACACGTTTTTGCGATTCGTTTCCATGGTATCGGGGTTATAGAAAGGATGGCGTCTTAAGTCCGAGGATAAGGTAATGCCGAACTTTTCGAGTAAATAGAACTGCGGCTGGTAGCCGGTCATGGCTAAGACATAATCATTCGGTAAAGTAACCAGCCCGGCGGGGGTTTGTACATCTACTTCGTTTTCCCGGATTACCGTAAGGTGCGATTGAAAGTAAGCTTTAATGGAACCTTCCTGAATGCGGTTTTCGAGGTCGGGTTTGGTCCAGTATTTAATGCGACCCAGTTCGGCTTCGCGGATGACCATGGTTACGTCGGCACCTTTGCGGTAAGTTTCCAGGGCTACATCGGCGGCGGAGTTATTGGCCCCAATTACCACAATTTTCTGTTTGTAGTAAAAATGCGGGTCGAAGTAATAATGCCGGACATTAGGTAAACCTTCGCCGGGAATGTTTAACAGGTTGGGTACGTCGTAAAAGCCGATGGCAATAATTACGTGTTTGGCCCGGTAAGTACTTTTGGACGTTGTAATTTGATAAATACCCTCTGATTCGCCTAAGGCGGTTACTTCTTCGAATAAATTTACGTTTAGCGCTTGTGAATCGGTTACCCGGCGGTAATACTCCAGGGCTTCGGGCCGGTTAGGTTTAGGCTGAATGGAAGCAAAAGGAATACCGCCAATCTCCAGCCGGTCGGCAGTAGAGAAAAAGGTCATGTTTAAAGGGTATTTATATAAGGAATTTACCAGGCAACCTTTTTCCACGATCAGGTACGAATAGCCGGCTTTTTTAGCTTCCAGCCCACAAGCCAGCCCAATAGGACCGGCACCAATAATTAAAATATCTAAAACAGGAGAATCCATCATACTTAATAAACTACACCAAATAATTGTTGGCTTTATGATACAAAACGTAACTACGTTGTAAAAGCAAAAGTAGTCGTTTCTGCGGGAGTTATTAAATTAGGTTAGTGTTAAGAAGTAGTTGCTATAGCGGATTTTGATGTTGTTCTTTGAAGCCGGTTCCCGTCTCCATGCATTGGTGCTATCTAACTTGCTGGCTTCAAGTTTTGCCTCGTGGCCGGCGGGCCTCGTTTGGCTCTTTCGGGCGGTTTAGCAAACCTTG
The sequence above is a segment of the Adhaeribacter swui genome. Coding sequences within it:
- a CDS encoding glycosyltransferase is translated as MKIVHVIFSLKTGGAETMLVDVLNEQIKSSSVELIIVNNIYDLTLIKCIDKRVKISFINREPKSLNILKLLKLNYLIFQINPTVIHCHNHNLAPLIKFTGTSKICLTVHSLNMPLKHFTKYNQVFAISDAVRKDILSRSGINVKVVYNGIDFEKVEYKENINSYSPLFSILQVSRLDYKLKGQDVLLRALAILIHDKGIKYIKLDLIGESNNNSDKIYLENLVHELDIKDYVNFLGLKRRDYVYLNLKSYSLLVQPSIYEGFGLTIVEAIAAKIPVLVSDIEGPMEVIGGGKFGEYFEKANHYDCASKIEKLIMDYSNQHRLDKINRSFEFAFNTFNIKNTANNYLKEYALL
- a CDS encoding glycosyltransferase family 2 protein produces the protein MTNNILVSIITPSYNQGSYIEETILSVINQTYKNIQYIVVDGGSSDNTMEIVNKYKDKIDIIIHEKDNGQSEAINKGFKLSKGELVGWINSDDLLYPECVEKIVELYHSKPNGSIYYNAYGKMIDGKGDTIKEYCIIIPNKDYLLNHDYRVSQPGSFYNKAMLKKVNYLDESIHYCMDLDLWLRLLNFAPIYYTTYPPLSCFRIWEETKTSTGGQKFFNDIRLVLLKNGAKKYAKTVVKTYWYSFKARIKDLIK
- a CDS encoding O-antigen ligase family protein, whose amino-acid sequence is MKTIYKINNWVLFFLAISIPFLNSWKIGGHSIANFTQITIILLLYYFVLVLKSPLQNNPYKSTSSFLTIFLFLFTLSIVFSLIQVEDIKQGFTQFFNYLQILIIYIILSEITFYDNAFEYVIKGLYFGFLISVFISIMQYFGFSAFNLFTEDQLNSNTTFSSNESELSVSRIWGPFGNSLTFSLYLSVVGLVLYVYFKYYKNRKLVALFLLILTLLCIGLTISRMALFAFGVSLFIMEFIAGTKKYRIIYLGLLLVLFFSWETILNQIAGGSPLLSRINNSQDDLQKGRLELWEVGYQVWKDNIFFGSGPGNLAYELYHHGWNTSIDKIVYTNTAGHVENFYLTVLFTFGLVPFLFYFLFFLKYNIVALSLFYNSFKNKIDLMSMILFPGFLCFFINNLINPALNSDQRIQLLFIFLLVLTNIYYKKSKLVNSLANANYRL
- a CDS encoding glycosyltransferase family 4 protein is translated as MKVLVDFQIFFLQRYGGISRYHATINDYINASKKESKSSIINLGCNNAYTSSQFELLKIFNRKGCRRLLYAINKYVVALKINKFDIFHPTYYDSYFLKLNSSTPYVITIHDMIPEIFFKESMKTLIDNKRKIILNASAIIAISETTKSEILNLYNIDPDTIHVIYHGYPEAFTMHNVSENNNNLITDGSYILFIGQRETYKNFIFFINAASNFLKKNNIQLKVIGGPASSQELKLIESLNLTNRVIFKNHVSDFELYSFYANALCFVFPSLSEGFGMPLLEAFIANCPVVCSDIPIFREICGPAAEYFKLDNKENLEKSLENILNNKLLRKDLIKRGKEQVKKFQWSDAATKTLNVYQSALKNNKTYENNI
- a CDS encoding nucleotide-diphospho-sugar transferase; this translates as MPVPPVLIIGFNRPKHIQQVFNAIKQAKPNRLYIAVDGPRKDRKADLINVQETINIFENIDWPCNVKRLIRKENLGCKMAVSSAITWFFEHEEQGIILEDDCLPSSSFFNYCEYLLDKYKYNDSIMHINGVNFQDGIVRGTGSYYFSKICHVWGWATWRRAWEKYDIEMKEVETFFEYNIYKSVINYPNSLKYWQSAFYKTKQGLIDTWDYQWVYSVWKNNGLAIASNYNLVSNIGFDEMATHTKDIDLNVSGKALESIKGEVQDCSIYIPHYDADIYSCNKLFTVRKKNLFVRFRNKIKSEILKINSYYNSN